Proteins co-encoded in one Oncorhynchus masou masou isolate Uvic2021 chromosome 22, UVic_Omas_1.1, whole genome shotgun sequence genomic window:
- the LOC135509390 gene encoding transcriptional repressor CTCF-like isoform X1: MKYSFLVQLLPMDGGPTDVVVEAKDFTYEGEEVVADLLQQAAEGVMDQQPEGVAGLDTQQLVEGVNVEMMVMDSLDPALLQLKTEVMDAPVATAHEATVTTVDETQIITLQVVNMDEQQLGGLGELQLVQVPVSAVPVTQATVEALQGTFVDTTAMPKDGNPVICHTLPLPEGFQVVKVGANGEVETVEQDELQHQEEQQVQPEEEEELHCEPQPEEPQWAKDPDYQPPAKKTIKKAKKSTLRYNTEGDKDNMDVSVYDFEEEQQEGMLSEVNAEKVVGNMKPPKPTKIKKKGVKKTFQCELCSYTCPRRSNLDRHMKSHTDERPHKCHLCGRAFRTVTLLRNHLNTHTGTRPHKCQDCDMAFVTSGELVRHRRYKHTHEKPFKCSMCDYASVEVSKLKRHIRSHTGERPFQCSLCSYASRDTYKLKRHMRTHSGEKPYECYICHARFTQSGTMKMHILQKHTENVAKFHCPHCDTVIARKSDLGVHLRKQHSFIEQGRKCRYCDAVFHERYALIQHQKSHKNEKRFKCDQCDYCCRQERHMLMHRRTHTGEKPYACSQCEKTFRQKQLLDMHFRRYHDPNFVPTAFVCTKCGKAFTRRNTMARHAENCNGDPSEGENGSPLKRGRGGRKRKMRSRKDEDDDDDDDSEDNADPELDDIDEEDEEAEAALLEEEEEEEEMMELEQAPPTKPIPAPVEPPVKRKRGRPPKNIPKPSPPAKASKAAPKGKAASAAAVMQVEDENTGAIEDIIVKKEQEAEQAAPEVVVEQPEEAGVETVELPGADAAPNGDLTPEMILSMMDR, encoded by the exons ATGAAGTATTCCTTTCTAGTGCAG TTGCTACCGATGGACGGAGGACCAACAGATGTTGTGGTTGAGGCCAAGGACTTCACCtacgagggggaggaggtggtggcAGACCTGCTCCAGCAAGCAGCAGAAGGGGTGATGGACCAGCAGCCAGAGGGAGTTGCTGGTCTGGATACCCAGCAGCTGGTGGagggagtcaatgtggagatgATGGTAATGGACTCCCTGGACCCGGCCCTGCTGCAGTTGAAAACTGAGGTGATGGACGCCCCTGTGGCTACAGCCCACGAGGCCACGGTCACCACGGTGGATGAGACCCAGATCATCACTCTGCAGGTTGTCAACATGGATGAGCAGCAGCTGGGAGGCCTCGGGGAGCTACAGCTGGTCCAGGTCCCTGTCTCTGCTGTCCCTGTCACCCAGGCCACTGTAGAGGCGCTACAGGGCACCTTCGTGGACACCACGGCCATGCCCAAAGATGGAAACCCTGTTATCTGCCACACCCTGCCCCTGCCAGAGGGATTCCAG GTGGTGAAGGTGGGTGCGAATGGTGAGGTGGAAACAGTGGAGCAGGATGAGCTCCAGCACCAAGAGGAACAGCAGGTCcagcctgaggaggaggaggagctgcaCTGTGAGCCCCAGCCTGAAGAACCACAATGGGCCAAAGACCCCGACTACCAGCCCCCAGCCAAGAAGACcatcaagaaagcaaaaaagagcaCGCTGCGCTACAACACAGAGGGGGATAAAGACAACATGGACGTGTCTGTGTATGATTTTGAGGAGGAGCAGCAGGAAGGGATGCTCTCTGAGGTCAACGCAGAGAAGGTGGTGGGCAACATGAAACCCCCCAAACCCACCAAAATTAAGAAGAAGG GTGTGAAGAAAACATTCCAATGTGAGCTGTGTAGCTACACCTGTCCCCGCCGCTCCAACTTGGACCGACACATGAAAAGCCACACAGATGAGAGGCCCCACAAGTGCCATCTGTGTGGAAGGGCCTTCAGGACTGTTACCCTGCTAAGGAaccacctcaacacacacacag GTACCAGACCACACAAGTGTCAAGATTGTGACATGGCCTTTGTGACCAGTGGAGAGCTGGTCCGACATCGTCGCTACAAGCACACTCATGAGAAACCCTTCAAGTGCTCCATGTGTGACTATGCCAGTGTAGAGGTGAGCAAGCTAAAGCGGCACATCCGTTCCCACACTGGGGAGCGTCCGTTCCAGTGCAGTCTGTGCAGCTACGCCAGCAGAGACACCTACAAGCTGAAGAGACACATGAGGACACACTCGG GAGAGAAGCCGTACGAGTGCTATATTTGCCACGCCCGTTTCACCCAGAGTGGAACCATGAAGATGCACATCCTGCAGAAGCACACAGAGAATGTGGCTAAGTTCCACTGCCCCCACTGTGACACAGTCATCGCCCGAAAGAGTGACCTGG GCGTCCACCTGCGAAAACAGCACTCGTTCATTGAGCAGGGCAGGAAATGTCGTTATTGTGATGCTGTGTTCCACGAGCGCTACGCACTCATCCAGCACCAGAAGTCCCACAAGAACGAGAAACGCTTCAAGTGTGACCAGTGTGATTACTGCTGCAGACAG GAGCGCCATATGCTGATGCACAGGCGCacccacacaggagagaagccttacgccTGTAGCCAGTGTGAGAAGACCTTCCGTCAGAAGCAGCTTCTGGACATGCACTTCCGGCGTTACCATGACCCCAACTTTGTGCCTACTGCCTTTGTGTGCACCAAGTGTGGCAAGGCCTTCACCCGCAGA AACACCATGGCCAGACATGCAGAGAACTGTAACGGGGATCCTAGTGAAGGAGAGAACGGATCCCCACTCAAGAGAGGACGaggtgggaggaagaggaagatgcgCTCAAGGAAGGACGAAGACGATGATGACGATGACGACAGTG AGGACAATGCTGATCCTGAGCTGGATGACATTgatgaagaggatgaggaggctgAGGCAGCActgctggaggaagaggaggaggaggaggagatgatggAGTTGGAGCAGGCTCCACCCACCAAACCTATTCCTGCCCCTGTAGAGCCACCTGTCAAGAGGAAACGCGGCAGACCTCCAAAGAACATCCCCAAACCCTCCCCCCCCGCCAAAGCCAGCAAGGCTGCCCCCAAAGGCAAGGCTGCTTCAG CTGCAGCCGTCATGCAGGTGGAGGATGAGAATACCGGCGCCATAGAGGACATCATAGTGAAAAAGGAGCAAGAGGCTGAACAGGCTGCCCCAGAGGTGGTGGTGGAGCAACCAGAGGAGGCAGGGGTGGAGACGGTGGAGCTGCCTGGAGCAGACGCTGCCCCCAACGGAGACCTCACCCCTGAGATGATCCTCAGCATGATGGACCGGTGA
- the LOC135509390 gene encoding transcriptional repressor CTCF-like isoform X2, whose translation MDGGPTDVVVEAKDFTYEGEEVVADLLQQAAEGVMDQQPEGVAGLDTQQLVEGVNVEMMVMDSLDPALLQLKTEVMDAPVATAHEATVTTVDETQIITLQVVNMDEQQLGGLGELQLVQVPVSAVPVTQATVEALQGTFVDTTAMPKDGNPVICHTLPLPEGFQVVKVGANGEVETVEQDELQHQEEQQVQPEEEEELHCEPQPEEPQWAKDPDYQPPAKKTIKKAKKSTLRYNTEGDKDNMDVSVYDFEEEQQEGMLSEVNAEKVVGNMKPPKPTKIKKKGVKKTFQCELCSYTCPRRSNLDRHMKSHTDERPHKCHLCGRAFRTVTLLRNHLNTHTGTRPHKCQDCDMAFVTSGELVRHRRYKHTHEKPFKCSMCDYASVEVSKLKRHIRSHTGERPFQCSLCSYASRDTYKLKRHMRTHSGEKPYECYICHARFTQSGTMKMHILQKHTENVAKFHCPHCDTVIARKSDLGVHLRKQHSFIEQGRKCRYCDAVFHERYALIQHQKSHKNEKRFKCDQCDYCCRQERHMLMHRRTHTGEKPYACSQCEKTFRQKQLLDMHFRRYHDPNFVPTAFVCTKCGKAFTRRNTMARHAENCNGDPSEGENGSPLKRGRGGRKRKMRSRKDEDDDDDDDSEDNADPELDDIDEEDEEAEAALLEEEEEEEEMMELEQAPPTKPIPAPVEPPVKRKRGRPPKNIPKPSPPAKASKAAPKGKAASAAAVMQVEDENTGAIEDIIVKKEQEAEQAAPEVVVEQPEEAGVETVELPGADAAPNGDLTPEMILSMMDR comes from the exons ATGGACGGAGGACCAACAGATGTTGTGGTTGAGGCCAAGGACTTCACCtacgagggggaggaggtggtggcAGACCTGCTCCAGCAAGCAGCAGAAGGGGTGATGGACCAGCAGCCAGAGGGAGTTGCTGGTCTGGATACCCAGCAGCTGGTGGagggagtcaatgtggagatgATGGTAATGGACTCCCTGGACCCGGCCCTGCTGCAGTTGAAAACTGAGGTGATGGACGCCCCTGTGGCTACAGCCCACGAGGCCACGGTCACCACGGTGGATGAGACCCAGATCATCACTCTGCAGGTTGTCAACATGGATGAGCAGCAGCTGGGAGGCCTCGGGGAGCTACAGCTGGTCCAGGTCCCTGTCTCTGCTGTCCCTGTCACCCAGGCCACTGTAGAGGCGCTACAGGGCACCTTCGTGGACACCACGGCCATGCCCAAAGATGGAAACCCTGTTATCTGCCACACCCTGCCCCTGCCAGAGGGATTCCAG GTGGTGAAGGTGGGTGCGAATGGTGAGGTGGAAACAGTGGAGCAGGATGAGCTCCAGCACCAAGAGGAACAGCAGGTCcagcctgaggaggaggaggagctgcaCTGTGAGCCCCAGCCTGAAGAACCACAATGGGCCAAAGACCCCGACTACCAGCCCCCAGCCAAGAAGACcatcaagaaagcaaaaaagagcaCGCTGCGCTACAACACAGAGGGGGATAAAGACAACATGGACGTGTCTGTGTATGATTTTGAGGAGGAGCAGCAGGAAGGGATGCTCTCTGAGGTCAACGCAGAGAAGGTGGTGGGCAACATGAAACCCCCCAAACCCACCAAAATTAAGAAGAAGG GTGTGAAGAAAACATTCCAATGTGAGCTGTGTAGCTACACCTGTCCCCGCCGCTCCAACTTGGACCGACACATGAAAAGCCACACAGATGAGAGGCCCCACAAGTGCCATCTGTGTGGAAGGGCCTTCAGGACTGTTACCCTGCTAAGGAaccacctcaacacacacacag GTACCAGACCACACAAGTGTCAAGATTGTGACATGGCCTTTGTGACCAGTGGAGAGCTGGTCCGACATCGTCGCTACAAGCACACTCATGAGAAACCCTTCAAGTGCTCCATGTGTGACTATGCCAGTGTAGAGGTGAGCAAGCTAAAGCGGCACATCCGTTCCCACACTGGGGAGCGTCCGTTCCAGTGCAGTCTGTGCAGCTACGCCAGCAGAGACACCTACAAGCTGAAGAGACACATGAGGACACACTCGG GAGAGAAGCCGTACGAGTGCTATATTTGCCACGCCCGTTTCACCCAGAGTGGAACCATGAAGATGCACATCCTGCAGAAGCACACAGAGAATGTGGCTAAGTTCCACTGCCCCCACTGTGACACAGTCATCGCCCGAAAGAGTGACCTGG GCGTCCACCTGCGAAAACAGCACTCGTTCATTGAGCAGGGCAGGAAATGTCGTTATTGTGATGCTGTGTTCCACGAGCGCTACGCACTCATCCAGCACCAGAAGTCCCACAAGAACGAGAAACGCTTCAAGTGTGACCAGTGTGATTACTGCTGCAGACAG GAGCGCCATATGCTGATGCACAGGCGCacccacacaggagagaagccttacgccTGTAGCCAGTGTGAGAAGACCTTCCGTCAGAAGCAGCTTCTGGACATGCACTTCCGGCGTTACCATGACCCCAACTTTGTGCCTACTGCCTTTGTGTGCACCAAGTGTGGCAAGGCCTTCACCCGCAGA AACACCATGGCCAGACATGCAGAGAACTGTAACGGGGATCCTAGTGAAGGAGAGAACGGATCCCCACTCAAGAGAGGACGaggtgggaggaagaggaagatgcgCTCAAGGAAGGACGAAGACGATGATGACGATGACGACAGTG AGGACAATGCTGATCCTGAGCTGGATGACATTgatgaagaggatgaggaggctgAGGCAGCActgctggaggaagaggaggaggaggaggagatgatggAGTTGGAGCAGGCTCCACCCACCAAACCTATTCCTGCCCCTGTAGAGCCACCTGTCAAGAGGAAACGCGGCAGACCTCCAAAGAACATCCCCAAACCCTCCCCCCCCGCCAAAGCCAGCAAGGCTGCCCCCAAAGGCAAGGCTGCTTCAG CTGCAGCCGTCATGCAGGTGGAGGATGAGAATACCGGCGCCATAGAGGACATCATAGTGAAAAAGGAGCAAGAGGCTGAACAGGCTGCCCCAGAGGTGGTGGTGGAGCAACCAGAGGAGGCAGGGGTGGAGACGGTGGAGCTGCCTGGAGCAGACGCTGCCCCCAACGGAGACCTCACCCCTGAGATGATCCTCAGCATGATGGACCGGTGA